A region of Thiobacter sp. AK1 DNA encodes the following proteins:
- a CDS encoding branched-chain amino acid transaminase — MSMADRDGFIWYDGKLVPWREATTHVLTHTLHYGMGVFEGVRAYKTDRGTAIFRLKEHTDRLFRSAHILGMKLPFDKNTLVEAQLAAVRENGLDAAYIRPMAFYGAEAMGISAKNLSVHVIVAAWKWGAYLGQEALEKGIRVKTSSFARHHVNITMCKAKANGNYMNSILAHKEAEQDGYDEALLLDVDGFVAEGSGENIFIVRNGKLYTPDLTSALEGITRDTIIQLAVEIGVPVIEKRITRDEVYAADEAFFTGTAAEVTPIRELDNRVIGAGRRGPITTQLQTLFFDCVTGRHPQHQEWLTYV; from the coding sequence ATGTCGATGGCGGACCGCGACGGGTTCATCTGGTACGACGGCAAGCTGGTGCCATGGCGCGAGGCCACCACCCACGTCCTCACCCATACCCTCCACTACGGCATGGGCGTGTTCGAGGGCGTGCGCGCCTACAAGACCGACCGCGGCACGGCCATCTTCCGGCTCAAGGAACACACAGATCGCCTGTTCCGCTCCGCCCACATCCTGGGTATGAAGCTGCCGTTCGACAAGAACACCCTCGTAGAGGCGCAGCTCGCCGCGGTGCGGGAAAACGGGCTGGATGCCGCCTACATTCGCCCCATGGCCTTCTACGGCGCGGAGGCCATGGGAATTTCCGCCAAGAACCTGTCGGTGCACGTGATCGTGGCCGCCTGGAAATGGGGCGCCTATCTGGGCCAGGAGGCGCTGGAAAAAGGCATCCGCGTCAAGACTTCGTCCTTTGCACGCCACCACGTGAACATCACCATGTGCAAGGCCAAGGCCAACGGCAACTACATGAATTCCATACTCGCTCACAAGGAAGCCGAGCAGGACGGCTACGACGAGGCCTTGCTGCTGGACGTGGACGGCTTCGTGGCAGAAGGCTCGGGAGAAAATATCTTCATCGTCAGAAACGGCAAGCTCTACACACCCGATCTCACCTCCGCGCTGGAGGGGATCACGCGCGACACGATCATTCAGCTCGCGGTAGAAATCGGCGTGCCGGTGATCGAAAAGCGCATCACGCGCGACGAAGTCTATGCCGCCGACGAGGCCTTCTTCACCGGCACCGCGGCGGAAGTCACACCCATTCGTGAACTCGACAACCGCGTGATCGGCGCAGGCCGCCGCGGCCCCATCACCACCCAGTTGCAGACCCTGTTCTTCGACTGTGTGACGGGACGTCATCCCCAGCACCAGGAGTGGCTGACTTATGTCTGA
- a CDS encoding zinc-finger domain-containing protein, which yields MSDPTPTAEQDLATRRYVEVTADDLPLACPTDAVALWNAHPRVFLPIEDSGEARCPYCGTLYRLRGRPSHHA from the coding sequence ATGTCTGACCCCACGCCCACGGCCGAGCAAGATCTGGCGACCCGCCGCTACGTGGAAGTCACGGCAGACGACTTGCCGCTTGCCTGTCCCACCGACGCGGTGGCCCTTTGGAACGCCCATCCGCGCGTCTTCCTGCCCATTGAGGACAGCGGCGAGGCCCGTTGTCCCTATTGCGGCACCCTCTACCGCCTGCGCGGCAGACCGAGTCATCACGCGTAA
- the glnE gene encoding bifunctional [glutamate--ammonia ligase]-adenylyl-L-tyrosine phosphorylase/[glutamate--ammonia-ligase] adenylyltransferase, which yields MDLAPDLARALAHSRYAQRLLAAEPRLADALAAGLNQPFGREAMIALLAERKLADEASLKAALRALRKQVYLRLIARDLLGLASLEEVMSTVTTLAEVCITHAAEHLDAWLAGIHGEPIGSESGVRQTLIVVAMGKLGGGELNVSSDVDLVYVYPEDGNTRGPRRVSNHEYFTRLGQKLSQALSDLTPEGYVFRVDTRLRPWGESGPLVTSLAALEAYFLAHGREWERYAWLKARPLTGDETQLMALVHPFVYRKYLDYDAIAALRGLHAQIRREVVRRDLADNIKLGPGGIREIEFVAQVFQLIRGGKDPLLKVRATRTALELLRTRRLLPDETVDDLQAAYAFLRRLEHRLQYLDDAQTHMLPASEEDRQLIAETMDCADWAQLLTRLDAHRARVEACFQAVFAEESRQATQEAALWAAETTRDEAIAQLAELGFKQPEAVWEALQRLRSSARYQSLPEASRARFDRLVPMMLRAAAGFPDPEATLARMLTLLETIARRRAYLALLVEYPASLTQLARVCSASPWAADYLTRHPVLLDELLDPAQLLEEPDWRALADALRAELGEGVDPERQMDVLRHFKHAWTFRILARDLEGRLPIEKLADELTALADLLLAEVLRLCWLGLPRRHREDARFAIIGYGKLGGREMGYASDLDIVFLYDDPAQAAQETYSRLAARINTWLTTLTPAGVLYETDLRLRPDGASGLLVSAIDAFRDYQEHHAWTWEHQALTRARYVAGDPAVGARFEAIRRDILCRRRDLAKLREDVLAMRDKMLKAHPNDSGLFDLKHDPGGLIDVEFMVQFLILAHAHRHGALADNVGNLALLKRAADAGLIAADAARQVQTAYRTYRRLQHNLRMKGASRARVPLAQVAEHVQAVTALWRALFGAPPANPLK from the coding sequence ATGGATCTCGCGCCCGACCTCGCCCGCGCCCTTGCCCATTCCCGCTACGCCCAGCGGCTGCTCGCAGCCGAGCCACGCCTCGCCGATGCCCTGGCCGCGGGGCTGAACCAGCCATTTGGCCGCGAAGCAATGATCGCCTTGCTCGCCGAGCGAAAGCTTGCCGACGAGGCAAGCCTCAAGGCGGCCCTGCGCGCCCTGCGCAAGCAGGTCTATCTGCGTCTGATCGCACGGGATCTCTTGGGGCTCGCAAGCCTGGAAGAAGTCATGTCCACCGTGACCACCCTGGCCGAGGTATGCATCACCCATGCGGCAGAACACCTGGATGCATGGCTTGCCGGCATCCACGGCGAGCCCATCGGCAGCGAGTCCGGCGTGCGCCAGACGCTCATCGTGGTGGCCATGGGCAAGCTCGGCGGCGGCGAGCTCAACGTCTCCTCGGACGTGGATCTGGTCTACGTCTACCCAGAGGACGGCAACACCCGCGGGCCGCGCCGCGTTTCCAATCACGAATACTTCACACGTTTAGGCCAGAAACTGAGCCAAGCTTTATCCGACCTCACGCCGGAAGGCTACGTGTTCCGGGTGGACACCCGCCTTCGTCCCTGGGGCGAGTCCGGCCCACTGGTGACCAGTCTGGCGGCGCTGGAAGCCTACTTCCTCGCCCACGGCAGGGAATGGGAACGCTACGCCTGGCTCAAGGCGCGCCCGCTCACCGGCGACGAGACGCAACTCATGGCCTTGGTGCACCCCTTCGTGTACCGCAAGTATCTCGACTACGATGCCATCGCCGCGCTCCGTGGCCTGCATGCCCAGATCCGGCGCGAGGTGGTGCGCCGGGATCTCGCCGATAACATCAAGCTGGGGCCCGGCGGCATCCGCGAGATCGAATTCGTCGCCCAGGTGTTCCAGTTGATCCGCGGCGGCAAGGACCCGCTGCTCAAGGTACGCGCCACGCGTACCGCGCTGGAACTTTTGCGCACGCGCCGCCTGCTACCGGACGAAACCGTAGACGACTTGCAGGCGGCCTACGCCTTCCTGCGCCGGCTGGAACACCGCCTGCAGTACCTGGACGATGCCCAGACCCATATGCTGCCGGCAAGCGAGGAGGATCGTCAGCTCATCGCCGAGACCATGGACTGCGCGGACTGGGCGCAACTGCTAACACGCCTCGATGCCCATCGCGCCCGCGTGGAGGCGTGCTTTCAGGCGGTGTTCGCCGAGGAAAGCAGGCAGGCAACACAGGAGGCCGCCCTCTGGGCCGCCGAGACAACGCGTGACGAGGCCATCGCGCAGCTTGCCGAGCTCGGTTTCAAACAGCCCGAAGCCGTGTGGGAAGCGTTGCAGCGGCTGCGCAGCAGCGCTCGCTACCAGAGTCTGCCCGAGGCCAGCCGCGCCCGCTTCGACCGCCTGGTGCCCATGATGCTGCGCGCCGCCGCCGGCTTTCCCGATCCCGAGGCCACGCTCGCCCGCATGCTCACGCTCCTGGAAACCATCGCCCGCCGCAGAGCCTACCTCGCCCTGCTGGTGGAATATCCGGCGTCGCTCACCCAGCTTGCACGGGTGTGTAGCGCCAGTCCCTGGGCGGCGGACTATCTCACCCGCCACCCGGTACTGCTGGACGAACTGCTGGACCCCGCGCAACTACTGGAGGAACCGGACTGGCGCGCGCTGGCAGATGCTCTGCGCGCGGAGCTGGGCGAAGGCGTGGACCCCGAGCGTCAGATGGACGTGCTGCGTCACTTCAAGCACGCCTGGACCTTCCGCATTCTGGCGCGCGACCTGGAAGGCCGGCTACCCATCGAAAAACTGGCCGACGAACTCACCGCCCTGGCCGATCTCTTGCTCGCCGAAGTGTTGCGCCTGTGTTGGCTCGGCCTGCCGCGTCGGCACCGGGAGGATGCGCGCTTTGCCATCATCGGTTACGGCAAGCTGGGGGGCCGGGAAATGGGCTATGCCTCCGATCTGGACATCGTCTTCCTCTACGACGATCCCGCGCAAGCCGCGCAGGAAACCTACAGCCGCCTGGCGGCGCGCATCAACACTTGGCTCACCACCCTCACTCCGGCCGGCGTGCTCTACGAGACCGACCTGCGTTTGCGCCCGGACGGCGCATCTGGCCTTTTGGTGAGCGCAATCGATGCCTTCCGCGACTATCAAGAGCATCACGCCTGGACCTGGGAGCATCAAGCCCTGACACGGGCCCGCTACGTGGCCGGCGATCCCGCCGTGGGTGCTCGTTTCGAAGCCATTCGCCGCGATATCCTGTGTCGGCGCCGCGACCTGGCGAAGCTGCGCGAGGATGTACTTGCCATGCGCGACAAAATGCTCAAGGCCCACCCCAACGACTCGGGGTTATTCGACCTCAAGCACGATCCAGGCGGTCTCATCGACGTGGAATTCATGGTGCAGTTTCTGATCCTCGCCCATGCCCATCGCCATGGGGCACTCGCCGACAACGTGGGCAACCTGGCGTTGCTAAAGCGCGCCGCCGATGCCGGACTCATCGCCGCCGACGCCGCACGGCAGGTGCAGACGGCCTACCGCACCTATCGCCGACTGCAGCACAACCTGCGCATGAAGGGCGCCAGCCGTGCGCGCGTGCCTCTGGCGCAAGTGGCAGAACACGTGCAGGCGGTGACCGCGCTGTGGCGGGCGCTTTTCGGCGCGCCGCCGGCAAATCCGCTAAAATGA
- the waaF gene encoding lipopolysaccharide heptosyltransferase II yields MPRILIIAPAWVGDTVMAQPLLMRLKARSPQTRIEVLAAAWVAPILARMPEVDATLDNPFGHGELKLAQRLRLARSLKSRGYDQAIVLPNSLKSALVPFFAGIPRRTGFVGEGRFGLLNDLRRLDAAAHPLLAERFALLAEPPGAALSRPLPMPRLTVDQARAQATLARLGLRDDAEPIAFCPGAEYGPAKRWPAHHFARLAHLLTAKGHAVWLLGSPRDAHLGAAIAAASTARNLCGKTTLDEAVDLLAHARAVVSNDSGLMHVAAAVGTPLVALYGSSSPGFTPPLSPAARILSLGLACSPCFERACPLGHLDCLEKLVPEAVQEALTTLLARPRDTRPGPAGA; encoded by the coding sequence GTGCCGCGCATTCTGATCATCGCGCCCGCCTGGGTGGGCGACACAGTCATGGCCCAGCCACTTCTCATGCGGCTGAAGGCTCGCAGCCCGCAAACGCGCATCGAGGTTTTGGCGGCCGCCTGGGTGGCACCCATCCTCGCGCGTATGCCCGAGGTAGACGCGACCCTCGACAATCCCTTTGGCCACGGCGAACTCAAGCTCGCCCAACGGCTACGCCTGGCACGTAGCCTGAAAAGCCGTGGTTACGACCAGGCCATCGTGCTGCCCAATTCCCTGAAGTCCGCCTTGGTGCCCTTCTTCGCCGGCATTCCCCGGCGCACGGGCTTCGTCGGCGAGGGGCGCTTCGGTCTTCTCAATGATCTGCGCCGACTGGATGCGGCGGCCCATCCCTTACTGGCAGAGCGCTTCGCCCTGCTGGCCGAGCCGCCGGGCGCGGCACTGTCCCGTCCCCTGCCCATGCCGCGGCTGACGGTGGACCAAGCGCGCGCCCAGGCCACGCTCGCCCGTCTGGGATTGCGTGACGATGCCGAACCCATCGCCTTCTGCCCAGGCGCGGAATACGGGCCTGCGAAGCGCTGGCCGGCACACCATTTCGCGCGGCTTGCCCATCTCCTCACCGCTAAGGGGCATGCCGTCTGGCTGCTGGGCTCGCCGCGCGATGCGCACCTCGGCGCGGCCATCGCCGCAGCGAGCACCGCGCGCAACCTGTGTGGCAAGACCACCCTGGACGAAGCCGTGGATCTCTTGGCCCATGCCCGCGCCGTGGTCAGCAACGACTCGGGGCTTATGCACGTGGCCGCCGCCGTGGGAACCCCCCTGGTGGCCCTCTACGGCTCTTCCAGCCCCGGTTTCACCCCGCCCCTGTCGCCAGCCGCGCGCATCCTCAGCCTCGGCCTTGCGTGTAGCCCCTGCTTCGAGCGCGCCTGCCCGCTAGGGCATCTCGACTGTCTGGAAAAGCTCGTCCCAGAAGCGGTGCAGGAAGCGCTCACCACCCTGCTCGCCCGGCCCCGCGACACTCGACCGGGACCGGCTGGGGCATGA